The genomic stretch ACTTAAACGTGGATTTTTTTTTGTGGACCCTAAAAAGTTCGGAAGCGAGAGGTCTGATGAAAATTCTGTCAGAACAGAGTCCTAGATAGTCGACGCAGTGATGATTCTTCGGGATGGCATGAGCACAGGTCCACAGCAGGATAAGCGGAGCCCGGCACCGGCAACGACGGCTGCTGTGCTTCCGCGCCACGCCGAGTTGCTCACATGGGACGTGCAGTGGCCTGTTCATGGAGGCCAACGGTGGCAGCAGAGCAAAGCAAAGCACAGCCGGGCCATTTCCTCTGGGGTCTGGGCGCCGCCGCGTGCGTAGTTCGGGgagtgctgctgctgccggctCACGGGCTCACCCAAACTTGTCCTCGCTTTGGCATGCCACGCCCACGCCGCCTGTGCTCTCTGCCGTCTGTCCCCGGCGCCTCGCGGGCATCACTAACCTTTGTCCTTGGCCACGTCAGCTCCGCGTCGTGATGCTAATCGGATCCCTTTCTTTTCGCCGGCAGCCATTAGCCATCGATGAGCTGGTGATCTGCGGGACTGCTGACATATACGAAGAAGAAGGGTACCGTCCTAAAAAAATTTTGACGTTTTTGGCTTCATTTGACTGTTGGTTTTATTCAAAATTCTttcataaattataaaataaataaatattaaaatatatttaataataaaagaaatcataacaagatagattatatttatataaaagttTGAATAAGACGGATGAGCAAATACAAGTCGaaaatgaaattttttttgaggGAGGGAGTCGTACACACTGTTGTGTGTGTAGTGTGTACCAACGTGCATGCTGCATGCACTATGCATATGCGTCTTTTGTGATTAGCAGTACTTCATGAAAACAATGGTTAGTAATGCGTGCATCCTAAAGATATATAATTCTAGcctagaaacattctttgttaaaATAACTAAAACTTTACTATGTAGAGATAAAAATACTAATGTTTATgctatattatgaaaatatatatcTAACGACAAATCTAACTATACTTATTTAATaccataaatattgatattttttatatatagttaGCCAAACTCAAGATAGTTTTGTTTGGTACTCTCTCCACCCCAAATTATAAAGTCATTCAAAAACACTTTTGAAAGAGCCAAAGCATCTCAACTTTGACCAttacataataaaataataatatttatggtaccaaataaatatcattagattatttattaactatattttcatagtatacatatttgaggttataattttttttaataattttgGACAAAtttaaaatgttttgactctcaaAAAACATTAAAATAACTTAATGAAGGAAGTACAATGTTATAAGACGGTATGGTTTTTTGACCTATTACTTTAAATAACTATGTATCAAGATAATACACAATTCACATTTAAATGTGCAGTAAAAACTACgtatctagaaaaaataaaaaacatatatTTTGAAATGAAGATATTTTTTTACCATACAGAGGGGGTAGTTGGCAGCTGGGAATGATAGGCATTTTTTTGACATGGGGGAATGATAGGCATTGTTTTTATCGTGCTTGTACACGGTCTAAGGCTCCAAGCCGTACATGATAACTGCTTGCATGATCATGATGAGCAAGAACTAAGGATGAAAACAGTATGGAAATAACACGTACCGAATCGTATCGTTTTCTATTAATCAAATCAAATTAATATTTTCATGGTTTGAAATTCGGAAAATTAGAACGAAAacgatttttatatttttctgaccgttttctacttttctacttttaatttggAATATCctgaattcaaaattcagtttcAAAATTTGGTTCAAACCATATTTGGTCCACTAGAAGTCTAATCTTAGAAAATTGTATCTTTTTCATACAATCTTGGATAaagattatttttatataaatgtaGTCCtcgacgagatctacaactttctagtTTTTAGACAAAGTTTTAGCGGTTTATTAATCACATAAAAGTGCTTGTTgtcttagaaaaatcatataTTTCTTACTCTTACATGGTGTCGAATGGAGATACTTTTTAAGATAACTTGTAGGACTTGTTTATTGTTATGCATTTGGTCCTACGTGTCAATATTCTGTATTGATTTTTCGTATACCAACCGTGCTCGATATAATTCTGCTCGAATTAGTTCATTTTCAAAATTCTCGATATTCTGTAAGTTTATGTTCGTTTTCATGTTAGACTTTACCATTTTTGCTTTTATTTTCGTATAcaaatgtaaaagtagaaaacagTTGAGAGGTTTTCCAACCGTTTTATCCACACCCCAAGTTCGTACAAGGTACATGTAGatgtattcgagagaatagtaACTTGAACAAAACACATTGTCCAATCAGAGTGCAAGGTACAGGTTAGTACTGGTCTGCTTAATAAAGCTGGCATGATTGGAATGCGGAAAAAATTACCATACACACGCGTTTTCTCtataaaattgaattgattcctgtGAAACctatgtttagttccgaaaaaatttcgaattttgctactgtagtatttttatttgtttgtgacaaatattgtccaatcataaactaactaggctcaaaatattcgtctcgtaaattacagataaattgtgcaattagtttttgttttttctatatttaatgcttcatgcatgtgccacaagatttgatataacggaaaattttgaaaagtttttttaatttcggggtgaactaaacaaggccttatatgatttttgcaaaatttgttcGCCACACCTGTGGCGAGTTGCCAGCTTATTAGTACTTTCGAGCCAATACTACTCAtgcttttcttaaaaaaaaagaaaaaaatttgtTTGAGACCACTCCTAGATGGCATtacgggtgtgtttggttgattTTTTTAGGCTGGCTTTTGGTTTAGCTGGACCAACATTGGATTGTTTGATTGGCCGGCCAGCCTACTTAGCGAGGCTCTAGGAAGCCAAAAGTGTCCCCCTAGTGAGGCCCAGATTGAATCACCAGGTTGGTGTTTCTTCTAGAGCCAAGCTACGCTCGGCCTTCTTCGTGTATCTTCTCACCGCCCCAACTCCGCCCCCGGCCTCACCATCCTGTCCCTCCCCGCCGCCGCACACGACGCAGGCGGAGTTCGAGCCGGAGGTGGCGCTGTCGCCCCTAAACTCCCTCCCAACTTCGCTTTCTCCTCACTCACATCCCATGGCGCCCGCCGCGACCGTCACCGGTGCCGAGGACTCTGACCGTCCCTGGCCGCGACACCGAGGACGATGGGACGGGTGACTACTGTTGCCTCTTTGTGTtggcgcctccgccgccgcgccaCATCCGGGTCCGCTTCAGGGTGATCTCGTTGTCGTGGAGGTTGATGGACACGCGCGCCTTGCTCGGCGACCGCACTAGGTTCGCCGCCGCCTGCGCCTTGAGGATGCTCTTGGGCGAGCCGCCGCGGGCTGCCGGGGAGCCCGACGctcgcccccgcccccgctgCCGTTGCCGCTGCCGGCGCCGCCTCGCCGGACACCGCGGGTGCCATGGAGAACATGGCCGCATTGAACGTCGCCACGCGGATTGTCACCTCCCGCCCTTCACCCACGCTGGCGCTCCCACCTTTATCGCTGCACGGCGTGGCCTTGCTGGTGCCGAACCGCTGCGCGGCGATGCACACCTTTTGCTTAGGCGGCCCCGCGCTTCCGTGTCACCGGTGCCGAGGACTCCGACTGTCTCATGGCTGAGGCGCCGAGGACGATGGGaccggcggctgctgctgcctcttggtgttggcgcctccgccgccgcggcaTGGGATGTGGTTGACGCGCGCCTTCTTCGCTGTTGGCCCAGCAAACGACGGTGACCTCCATGCTCATCCTGCTCGAGGAAATGTCTGAAAGAGGATAATCCTACTGATTGAGAGAAGAGGTAACTCTATCTCAATAAATCAGGCAACCGAACATACTCTAAGGCTAGCCAGGTTGGTATAGTGCAGGCAATCAAACAAGTAAGGATTGGCTAGCTAGGGACAGGCTTGGACTAGCCAGACTTAATTTAGCTAGCCAGACTTATTTAAGAAATGAACCAAACACACTCTATATGGTTCGCTAGGCAAGCTCTTATCTAGCACTTAGCTTTCCCGTGGCCAGCCGGTCATTATTTGCAGAGAAGAGTGtgggtttttttttgacaactggAACTTGATTTGTGCATGAAAGTAGGACAAATAGGACATGGACAAAGATGAGCTGTGGTCATAGAACTCATCATCCATGCACGGTATAATGTTAAACTCTTTGTTGCAACATGACATTCCCTTTTATTTAACAAGGCACTACAACTAACCATAGACAATGTCAATGCAATTCTATATCAACATCCTATAGTCACGGGGACGAGCTTGACCGCTTCCTTAGCGGCCTAGCATTATTAACAACTGCCCATGTGTTGCCATGAACTAACAACAAATAGATCCGTGTGTAACAAGACAGTTTTAAAAGACAGTAATCGTAGACGTTCCGAAAAAAAGTACCGGCACATATGAACCATCAGCATCTCAggcgaaaaaaaaaacattttttttacaaGGACGTAGCACACGGTGCCCAAACGTACCAGGGCCTGGAGCCCAGGCCCCCGAAGTCCAAATAGCCCAGTCCCGAAGCGAACAACCCACCGCACAGCAAGTCAGTGGTCACAACAGAACTGGAGTAACCGACGGACCAACCCCCACGAGCAGAAGGATCCGGACGGCCACTGGAACGAGCTCCCCTGTCGCCTCCTCGCCTCGGCCGGCGCTCCGCGACgacgacctcctcctcctcctcctccggtcccCTGCAAAACCACCTCGTCGCCGGCAGGTTTGCGAATCCCAacctctctctcctccctccctccctccccctctctctctcctccctcaACTCAACTGGGCGACCGCTTTTCCGAATCCGTGCTGCCTGTTACTGTTCCATCTTTGGCGCGTGCCTGGCTGTCTGGCTGCTTGCCTGCCTGCCACCCCACCGCCATCACCACCACGCGCAGCTCATGTGGCGTGGCGCAGAGGCGGAGCGCTCCGCACAGAGAGAGGTGGAGGTGGGGTGGCGCCTGCCTGCCTGCGGTCTCCTGCAGATTCCCGCACCCACCAGCGCCACCCAAAAAGGCGCACCCCTTTTCCGCCGCCCAAATCCGCCTTTTCCCCGATCCCCAAGCCCCGCCGCTGCTCCCTCGTACGCACGCGCGCACCGCGTCGCCCTTTATCTGCTCCCGCTGGGCCGCTGGTCGGCTGctgagtcgtcgtcgtcgttgttgttgttgctgggATTGCAGCGTTGGCGGGCCTTGTAGCGAGGAGGGGGTGTGGAGGCGCGGCGATTGTTCGCGGGATGAGCTTCGGCGGCAGCAGCTCCGTCGCATCCGGTACGCTTTGCTTCCATTGCTGATTGCTGCGCCTGAGCGGTTTCTGTTTTACCTTTACGGCGTTGGGGGGTTATTGGAATGAATATGGATTGGATGCAGGTGCGAAGAGGCCGTTTGAGTACGGGAGAACGCATGTGGTGAGGCCCAAGGGCACGCACAAGGCCACCATTGTCTGGCTCCACGGCCTTGGGGACAATGGAGCCAGGTATGGAATCCACCTGCTCAATTCACCTGTACTTTTGAATGGTGTGCTTGTGgagtttggtgtgcttagattaAATAGATGATGAAGTAATGAACCATGTCCATAAGCTCGGTATACCCTTCTCCAGATGTTATGAACTAACTGTAGATAGCGGTAGCGCAGAAAATCTCATGCTTCATGTCGTATTGTTTGGAACATAAGTTTATCAGCATCAGCTTCTTGCGTGCTTGGAATGGTGAATGCTCGACCGATGAGAGAGTTATTGCACCATTGTTCATTGGAATAACACCTGCTCTGACCTGCCCTGTCGTCTACAAAATTACACCATTGTTATTTCTTGACTGTTATGAACATCTAGCATGCTGTGTATTTGCACATAAAGATGCTGGATTGTTGCTTTCTCGAAGAACAGTTCTGTATTATACAATTTGAATACtcgcaaaaaagaaagaaagtatTATACAATTTGAAGCTACTGTCACCAATGATGTGTTTGACTTACATTGCAGCTGGTCTCAACTACTGGAAACTCTTCCCCTTCCTAATGTAAGTTAGGTTATAGATTCAAATATGCAATGTTTTAATTTCCTGTGGTGGTTTAACCTTGCACCTTTTGCTGAAATCCAGTATGGTATTTTTTTTGTCTGTAACTTTGCTCTGCTCAGATAAAATGGATATGCCCCACTGCACCTTCAAGGCCTGTGTCAGTGTTTGGCGGGTTCCCCTCCACAGCATGTAGGTTTTTTTTTGTTATCTACATGTTTCTCCCTGCTTAAGAATGTTATCAAATCCTTTCATATTGATGTCTGTCTTATACGTAATACATGTTTACTGCTGTGCCATTTCTGGATTTGCAGGGTTTGATGTTGCTGATCTTTCTGAGGATGCTCCTGATGACATTGAGGGCATGGATGCCTCAGCAGCACATGTTGCGAATTTGTTGTCGACTGAACCTGCTGACAGTATGGTTCCCATCGCCCCTACCTTTCTTGTTCGATGGGATTACTtggttgtttgtttgttttcttcTGCCCATCTTAGGGCTCGTTCGGTAGTAGCAAATCCTACCCTGGAATGATTCCAACCTGGATTGCTTGTCAGATTTATACAAGATTTGAGCAGTTGGAACAATTCCTGGTGCATTCCTGAACAAACGAACAGGCCTTTAGCAAGATTGCTCGTATTGcttttgttgttttttttggTACCTTCTTTTCCAGTATAGGGTGTGCTTCTTAAATATGTTCTATACGCTTTGCGAAACttcgtttttttttcttctaaagAGCATGTGTGTGCTCTCAGAAACAGGCTATTCTAACATGTTAATTTGGTGACTAAAAAACCCTTCTAGATCTTTTCCATGAACATTGAACTATCTTGGTAATCTTTGGTGCTCCAATCTCCATTAATAATTGCAGTCAAACTTGGTGTTGGTGGCTTTAGTATGGGTGCTGCTACTGCTCTGTACTCTGCAACATGCTTTGCTCATGGAAAATATGGGAATGGGAATCCATACCCTGTGAACCTAAGTCTTGCCGTTGGACTTAGTGGCTGGCTTCCATGTGCCAGGTTTGTCCTATTCCTATGATATTGTGTGGTATATGTTTTAGTGAAAATGCTTGGGTTTTGTTGATGTACATGATTTCTGGTCATCCAGGACCTTGAAGAACAGAATTGAAGCCTCACCAGAGGCTGCACAAAAGGCTTCATCAATACCTCTTTTGCTCTGTCATGGAAAAGGTGCATACCTGTTGTGTATCTTGACATGACAAATTTCTATCATAGTTCTATGCTTGGCTTGATATAAGCATGTTTGTGTGTCGGGAGGGTTCTAAGTTCTAACGTTCAACCTGGAGACATGGAGTTTGTACACGATCATCGTAAAGGCATAATATATCATGATAAACCAAGTTTTAAATATGACATGCATTGTTATCCACTCGGTAGAAAGGGGGGCTAGCTAATGAGTCAATCTTGCTTGTAACACTTCATATCAACACTAGCCGTATGTGTGAACCATATCATATTGCAATGCAAACTACTATATCTTGATCTGGCTAGCCTAGACCACCATCCATGATCCATTAGAAAACAAGCTGTCATATTTCTGCTGACGGTAGTAGCCTCTCTAGTGCAAATGCAACTGTGCAAAGCAGGAATGGCCATACATTTTTTTCCTTGTAGCAGATTTAATGGTCCTTTGAAATGTTTGGGTTGATTTTATGCAGCATGCTTGAAATTCAAAGAGtgctgccttgtttagttgtttatACTTGTAGTTGTGCCCATCAGAAAACTTGTGTCGCTTTCTTCTCTTTGTATGTTAGAGCTAACAGGAGCACAATATTTAGTTCATGTCTTTGAAATGATATAAATTTGATTTCATGATGCATAAGGAAAACACTACTAGTACAAAGTCAGTCCTTCCTTACTTTCTTCTTTTGAAATGTCTTAAAATGTTCTTTCTGATGATCCATAAATAAAGGACAAATTGCCACCTTCAGTAATTTATGTTCCATTTCAACATTTTATGCAGCTGATGATGTAGTTCTCTACAAGCACGGGGAGAGATCTGCTGATGCCTTGAAGGCAAATGGCTTCTCCAATGTGCTATTCAAGTCATACAATAGGTTTTATATCTCCCCAATTCAGCTACACTTCACTTAAGTTGCAGTTTTCTATATTTCTTTTCTCATGATGATCACTCTCCTTGCAGTCTTGGGCACTACACTGTTCCAGAGGAGATGGATGAAGTTTGCAAATGGCTCACAGCAAATTTGGCGCTCGGCACTAAGTCATCTTGATCAGAAAATGTTGCGAGAAAGCTCGCAATGGCGGTGTCCAAATAATACCCGGTGTCTGTTCCAGGGAGGTAAATGGTTTAATAGCAAATTTGGGCTTGGGTATACGGCCATGTTCTAGTTTTTCTCACGCAGGCTTGTCTGCGAATGCTGTACGCTTATAATTTCCATATTTTGGTCTACGTCGATTTGGTTGTGGCACGGATAATGTTTGTTCAAATATTCTGTTTTCCGATTTGGGGTTGTGATGTTTTGCTTTCTCCGTGTATATGGAGATGTCCTGCAATGGTTGCACCAATGCAGGGATTGGTGATGTTATGCTTTCTCCGTGTGCCATGGAGATGTCCTGCAATGGGCACTTGCACCAATGCACCGTGTATGGTCTGCCTGGACTCGAATCATTTTGTTTGTCTATTGTATAATATTGTCGCTACTCCCGGGCCGTTATGGTTGCATAGATGACTGTAAACACAGGCACAAACGAGTACAAAGTGTGCTATATCTCGCGTGCAGATGAGCTCTGGACTCTAGTGGAACAAAGCAGTACATATGTTCGGGTAGGACAAAGCAAAAATAGTTACTGTAAAAAAGTACGAAACATAGAGCGTATGAGCATGTCACGTACTAATTACATGTTTCAACAGCACCGATTCAGTTTAAAAACAACTTAATGCATAAAAAGAACAGCGTCGAGCATTAGCATTTATTATTTATCAAGAACAAGAACTTTGGTTACTCCTGCTGTCCTGCAGTTGAGCCTTCAGTGGATCTTCCATCACAACTGGCAAGAACAGAAGAAAACACGGAACATATTCAAATCCGAGGCCACAGGATGACAACGCAAGATCACCAAAAACCTTCTGAGAAAGAACATCCAGTCCGAGAAGTTTGCACCATAAATACCACTTTCATGACGAACCACTTTGTTCGCCTTTTTGTGCAATATCACCAAGCAGTTCCTTCAGTTCACCCTTCTGAAGAAAGTGCAAGAATAATTCAGTATTAGTTTAATGCTATCTGGATCATACAGTAActagattaaaaaaaattaaaaccaGCGGTGATGAGCTCACTTGCCTGGTGCATGGTGAGTATGATATCAGAGCCCCCAACAAACTCTcctttgataaatatttgtgGAAACGTAGGCCAGTTACTGCACAAATAAAAGAAAGTAAACATTTAAACTTATAAAGTGTAAGCATTAGCTGAATCTGGCATAAGCAGCAGCAAAATGATGCATCATATATAATCTGTCTCAGATTCATATATCATAGTATAATGCAATTCAACTAAAGAACAGGAAGATAACATCGTTATACAGGGCAGACTATAATCACTAGTCACTAGTACTGAATATAGATTTTCATGATATTCTCGACCAAACCAAATGCCAATATGGGCTTGGTATCTGAACTCATTTTGCTCCttctgaaaattttttagtAATCAACTTCAACAAATGATCAGTTCAGTTCTCTATCCCCTTATTTTTTCAGAAATCATTAAGTTGCCTGTCCTCTCGGCTCTTTAGGTTGACCTAAAAAACACTATGTCCCCATTTTGGAGGCTTCTCCCAAAATGGCTCTAGCTTATAGGTAATCTTGTACTGTAGCAAGAAGCCATTTATCTCTCTCCCAGAAATGTCCTGGGAGCTGGTGAAGCTCGAAAAAATATCATAGCTCTCCCTCCTCTGGGTAAAGGAGAGCCAAGAGAAGCCCTCCCAAATAGGTCCTCTTCCCTCACCAACACTGAGATAATCCATCCCAGGCCAGATCTCTTACCATTTCAAGACAAGCTGTTACCACATATTATCTAACAACACACAATAGTATATGAAGATACCTACCTGTATGCTTTAACACTTTCTTTGAGCTTGAGATCTGAAAGAATATCTCTAGCACTGATGGGGACACCTGCAACAGACAAGATTAGCCTTCAGAACTTGCAGAGCAAACTGATTATCAATTTGCATTTGAAACAATCCGCATTTATAGCCAACTTACCATATTGCTGGAGGACCTTCACTGCTAATGCACTGAATCCACACCTAGGAGCATCAGGATAACCCTTCATATAGATGACGACAGGGTGCTCCTTGACATCCTGCCAAGGTGTTTATTGTGGGAAATTAAACTTCAGATTTTGACCGATTAGGTACTTGTGTCAAAGTTAAATGCTTTAATCAGAATTGTTCTGAAAGATTATTAATAAGCACAATGCAAACCTGAGCAACAATGTCACTGAAAGACATGTCTGAACTTTTACTTGTTGGCTGAAAATCTTGATGTGTATCGTGATCAGCAGCTACTCGTGTTGCCATTGAGTCCCCATTTGTATTAGGAGCACCGCCAAGACCTGATGAGTAGTTCATAAACTGCTGGATAGCTGGTCGTGACACAGCCTGCAATTCCAGTTATCATGCAAAGAAGAGACACAGGAAGAAAATTAGGAGgtaaacacaaacagaaaaaaaaatacagcaTACACCCAGTATGCTCAATCTTAAAGTGGGCGAAGTGATGAACACATACATACGTCACATTCAggcaagagagagaaaaatgtACACCTTACAAATTCCCTGATTATTCATTATCAACTAGGGCACAGAAGGTGGCTTCACACACATATTATATTAGAGTTCCCTGATGATTATATATGCAGCATACAAAGGACATGAAGGGGTTGGGTGCTTCTTTACCTCTTTATCAGCTAGGGCACAAAAGCAGCTTAACACTTATACTAAGTCACAATATGGATACGAGTTCCTGATGATTCATATGTGCAGCAAACAAAGCACACAGAATGGGTTgaccatttttttttgaaatacaGGTGTAGAAAACTAGAAAGTTGCTACCCAAAGTTAAGATTCTGACATTACACCTAATGCCAAACCAAAAAAAAGGCTGTGACCACATCCCATTAGTATTCTAATTAGATGGAACATAGGATGGATTTGCCTCATGGAGACCATGGCAGCACTAATGGAAACAGATTCCAGCTTACTGGTGAGGCAAcatgggcctgtttggttccccttgctaaattttagctagctaaaattattttagctactcttgggtgactaatgaaactaaattattttagctccttttaatcaatgtgtttggaactttagctactaaagtgattaaagtttagctaactaaaatttagcaaggggaaccaattAGACGTTGGAAACTGGTTGCATGTATTAGGTGCACTACAATTCCAAAAACTACAGATACACAGTTGCTTAATTGCTCATTAGAATCTCGGAATTAAGCCAACTCGCtgaaaatctgaaaattttacagagtATATTACTCAACCGCACAGTAGAAACTCGGAATAGAGATGACTGCACAAAAATCATGTGAATTCAATTCCATACCCCTGCACAGTGCTTAAAACTCGTGTGAATCCAATTCCAAACCCCTGATGCACGCTAGTGACCCAGAAGGAAATGGGTGTGAAACTAAGATCACATCAACTCCGCCAAACAATCTCATCATGGTATTAGCATTTCGTGATAGACAACGATGACATAAAACCGTTAATTTCACGGAATGGGTACAAGAGTCCTACAGCTGGTGTCCATGCGCGGGACGATCTCATAAGTCCCTTCGCGAGGGCGGTGGAGAGTAATCTCGCCATGGTACCCTGCAGCGGAAAAAACCAACACCGCGATTAAACAAGGGATCCAGCAATTGAACCGAAAATTCAACAACTAAACCCCACTCAGAAATAACGAGCTCGCGGTACACGGGAGGTAAGAACGGAACAGCTTGTGCAGGCAGCAGGCCCCAAACCCTAGACAATGTCTGGCCAGTAGAAAGAGTTATCGACAGATAATTTGGTCCATGTCCATCGATAAGGAATCCCACCCCACCACAGCAGTGATGGCGCGGATTCTCTCGCCGTCAGACGACTCGACGACATAagttgaggaggaggaggaggccgtggCGTGGTCGGGTGCGAGGAGGAGACACGGGTGCAGTGCAGCAAAGATGTGTGGGACTAAGAGGAGACTCACCGAGACGAGATCGACGACGAGGAGTGGGAggggaggaggcgccgccgcgggCGAGCGGCGAAGGTCGGAGAAGAAGGGGAGTCGGCGAGAACCTGCAGCGGAGGAGGCCAATGGGACTAGTCATTCTCCTCTGTAGCGGGCTTACCATGGGCACGGCCCAGTGTGGCCTTTCATCTCTTCTCTTTAGAGGGGGTGTTTCTTAGAAGCCCAATTTGTTGAATTCGGAGACGGGCACTTAACTTTTGGAAGAGAATCCGACAGCGGCCCAACTCGCTGATGAGAAATAATCCGATCACCAGTTCGTAAAGGCAGCGCCG from Sorghum bicolor cultivar BTx623 chromosome 3, Sorghum_bicolor_NCBIv3, whole genome shotgun sequence encodes the following:
- the LOC110433928 gene encoding acyl-protein thioesterase 1 homolog 1, which translates into the protein MSFGGSSSVASGAKRPFEYGRTHVVRPKGTHKATIVWLHGLGDNGASWSQLLETLPLPNIKWICPTAPSRPVSVFGGFPSTAWFDVADLSEDAPDDIEGMDASAAHVANLLSTEPADIKLGVGGFSMGAATALYSATCFAHGKYGNGNPYPVNLSLAVGLSGWLPCARTLKNRIEASPEAAQKASSIPLLLCHGKADDVVLYKHGERSADALKANGFSNVLFKSYNSLGHYTVPEEMDEVCKWLTANLALGTKSS
- the LOC110433927 gene encoding monothiol glutaredoxin-S4, mitochondrial translates to MARLLSTALAKGLMRSSRAWTPAAVSRPAIQQFMNYSSGLGGAPNTNGDSMATRVAADHDTHQDFQPTSKSSDMSFSDIVAQDVKEHPVVIYMKGYPDAPRCGFSALAVKVLQQYGVPISARDILSDLKLKESVKAYSNWPTFPQIFIKGEFVGGSDIILTMHQKGELKELLGDIAQKGEQSGSS